Genomic window (Temnothorax longispinosus isolate EJ_2023e chromosome 3, Tlon_JGU_v1, whole genome shotgun sequence):
aaaataaataatattaatgtttgttCTGTTgtcgatataatatttatttgttttatgtaataatatattttttctgattttttgaaaattttctgagAAGATTACTATTTAAGAATTGTCAATATGGATAATATGTTTAATCTATCCTTTTTACGGAGTACAGACGGACTCCCGCTCCGTTTACAAGAATTGtcaatataatatgttttagtatggttgtttttaattatctgaTAAACATATTCGTTTAATAGGCACTCGATGGGAAAGAtctttatattgaatttagtGGGAATTTAGTGCCAGTAACGAAGTCCGGTATGCAGTTGAAGTTCACGTTCAGGGCTTTCCGGCAGAATCGATTGTCATTCCATGTTAAAGTGAAAGATCCGTTAGTGGATCCAGTAGCGAGGATGTTGTTTATGCGGGAACCAAAAGTTGCTAAAGGAGAACCACCTCAGCAGCCTGTTTGTGTGTTAAATATTGTCCTTCCCGAAACAATTGTTAAACATGACATACAAAAGAGATTAAAAGGTACgtccattaaaaattataatacaaaaatatatataatgtatatatacatgtatatagaaAGCTGAAAAattcctttattattttctccaaacatataaactaaattataaataacaattataatttgtaatataattgttttaataaagaaagagttattttattttgagctCAAAaagtttctaataaattaatgcaaatagaAAGTTCATcttgttaaatgtataatcACTTAAGtgataatataacataaagtaaaatattttaatattattctctacatcttttatataaattttcaatttaaaagattaaagtattttttggaataaaattaaaatttattaaaaatctgaaatcgAAATTAAATCAAAGATTATAAGCAatgttttatgcatatattattattgctagTATTGTTTTTGTTGCTACAGGTTACGAAGATTCTAATATCATAAATCAAAAATTAGATTACTACAAATCAAAGTACAAAATGGAACAAATGGAGAAAACTGATAAGCCTAAAGAGACCTCCTCGccaacagaaaaaaaattcataaccGACACGTTACAAAAGGAACAAACAGGTAGGATTtcaaaaatgtagaaaatagaaaaagcaTATTTGATTCGTACAACGTATATGCGAGTatcagatattaataaatattgcaagaaaatcGCATATTGAACTATTCGAATTGAAGAAGTTCTAATTTCAAAATCAGCTTCGTCTATAACACTAGAAATGCAAGGTGCAAAAAGAGAACTTGCGTAATAAAGCATTAAGTGTTGTTGATGAATATTCTATTACGtgaacatatttttatatcgtatCCACCGATACGGCGATATCTTGAGAAAGGTCTGGCGACGTAGGTCGTTCGTAAGCAAAGTTCGTatgcaacataaaaaaaaaaaaaatgtttttgacaAGGTCAAAAGAAAATCCTTGTCGAATATCGTTTCGACTTGAAAATCATGAGATTCCATTGtcattctattttaatttaagggGAGAAAGATAATCGGCTTACGGTTTAAGAGTTGAGTGAGGCTtctttaacttaattaaacgTAACAGCATCAACAAATGCTTGAAAGTGCCGGTGGCGGACTTCTTTAGTTCTGTCCGTACCAACGAAGGGGAACGGTGCAAATTTCATATCTATCTTTCTTTCAAGCATTCACACGCAATTATCAAAACGTGAGTCTTTTCAGTTTTGTCACGggttgttaattttttactaacctttttcttttagtttatctcatttaagttaaaaagtttGATGCAAGaatgagatatatattttataactcgtaaaatctgttttttaaatacgagattgtatgtaaaataaattttacaaattataaacttaCTTTATTCTTGCATTGAAACTTGTGATTATGTTCTTCTATttgttttgaataatttatttggaattttatttcgtactttttttaatgttaatttttcctttctcattattttcagttacaggtatttttaaattcattagTAGTTTGCACTTGCGATTGGCACGTTAAACGCATAAGAAACCGAGCCAGGCATGGCGACGAAAATCAATGAGCAGGACCGCGTAATGACGAGGCAGGATAGTCAAGCGAGTGACAAGGACTGTTCCTCCGGAACGAAGGTCAAGCGCAAGTCTAGATCCGCTAGAAGACGTTTGAACGCTATGATGAGCAACGCCTCGTTTCACTTCTCCGATACGGATTCCGAGGGCGAGTTGACAATGATCACCAACAAGATCGGCAAGCTTAACCCTGCGCAAGCCTCGCAAGACAATCCGTTAATTTCCGTGACCGACGCGGAGGTCACCGCGGAGTCCAAGGCGAAGATCAACGACAATCTGGATTACCTTATAGCTGACGGCGAGGCCAAATCCCGATCACGTCGCGGTAGCTACGCGGAGAATCTCACCGACGTCGATGAGATCTACGACGAAATGGATGAGAAAGACACCAGTAGCAACTTAAATGTGATTGATAACGGCTATCAAGGGGAAACGGATATGGAGGATATGGAGGGCGACGACGACATTCAACCGACGATCTATGTCACGCCGAGATCTGATATCCTGACCGAGTTCGGTGGCGAGATGATCACGACCAAGGAAGGTGACGGACCGTTCTCCGTGGAAGTGCGAAATCGATTGTCGCGAGAAGAGGTTTCCATCGACAAGGCGGATACCGTGGCGGAGAACGTGCCAGATATGCCGAACACCGATAGCGAGGACATGGAAGGGTCCGACGATGAGACTAAATTGGATGAGGCAGCGGCTTACAATCACGTGTACGAAGAGCTCGACATCCTAGCCGCATCACAGATTGTCATGAACAACAAAATGGAAAACACCCTGCACGTTCCGGACCACGCCGACGATGCTATCAGCGATTGCCATACTGATATCGAGGATGTCGATTAAatgaagtaaaattaaaagaaaagatggatttaaaaactatttggGGCATGCGAAATGATACAGTCTTTGGAATAAAGGCCAGGAAGAATTTCCATCTCTCTGATTATGCTTAGCAAGAATTAACGTATCATTAACAGAATAACAGGATGATATTATTATGAATAACAGGAGTAAGGAGTTTTCGATCGATCGTGATCGGATAAAGTCACTAAAGTTATGCAAGTTGCATAacatcttatataaatataagaaatcttGATTCAATTAGGAGTTCTTATTTGAAAGATAAGTAGAATTTTGAAATCTCTCTGTCTGCCTTGAATAATATCAGGcaccaaaatttttttaaatcatcaggaagatataattaagttaAGCGACGCAAAGCGATTtgcaatttgttttattaacaaattgtatTAAACCCTATGGTTCTTCATATCAAACAACtagcaacttttttaaattaatttttttgtttatttctgtttttgtCCTTTCCCCGCAAAAGTTGTCCAAAAAATAATcccaaaattttttgcagcaaatgtttattttaaaaaatcataaaaaagaataaagaaaaagtattcAACAAAATtctatgtttaaatttatttaacatttttagaataaacatatttttcatgagatacatatgtatgttcGGACATTATTTGCTGGACAACTTATAAGCACTATATGTAGTTTGTTATAAATtcttacgtttttctttttgcaccgtgcctaaaatttaataaattcttaatacaACGTGATTATTCAGgcaaagtaaaatatacaatataattaatctctGGAAAGTAATAAAAGTTGTTTAGTATTATTTGAAGTAGCGTTAGTTGATCAAAGAAGTCCGCTTATAACAACTATGATATATTCGTTGCACGTCGATAAACATCGTgaacattatttgtttatttataaatccaaTAACAATACAATGCGCGTCGAAACGATTATCGACAAATTAATTCTTATGTTGTCGTTATGAAATCGATAATAACGCAATATTTGTGTACTTGTTATACTTGCAGACCGAACTGCCGTCCTCAACATTATCATAGACAACCGTATGggatattaatacaaaagaGTATGTCTCCGCAGTCTAGAGAAATTTTCCGATATAAAcaaatacacatacatatattatatatatacatatataattataattatatgatataatatgtaaatacgtATATAGACAATTAATACTCAATGagtgttttcttttcttgacaataatattgtttttaagatCAAGTCGTTGTACGTGCaagaatagaaaaattcaTTTCGTACTtgcgaattatatttttgatggaTACAActacaattacaattataattccaattacaattacaattataattccAATTATGTCATGCATATAATAAGTTTAAAgatacaacaaaaataatagttatagcaatattacatacattcaAAACTTGCTAAGTTGtactttttaatgaattaaagcTGTCGaatataaaacagaataaGTCCATTTCTttgtattacataaattattattattattcgttttTCTTTCAGTTAAGAGACCAAAAGAATTATATCAATCTGATAAGAATTATAtcatctataaaaaaaaaaaaaacaattttagtAGCATTAGTAAGATTAGATTTGCGCATTAGTAAGATTAGAAGCGCTTTATCTCGAGATTCGAGTTAATGGACTGCTGTTTTGCATTTTGCGGCTTCGACACATCTTGGCTCTAGTGCATCTTGTACCTGCCACGACtgtagaaaagaaaagaaaatgagaaagaaagatgaaGGATTTGCGCTACGGAAGTTCTCGATCGCCAGATCTCGctgtgaataaaaaaaaagaacaattgtaaagagaaatAGACACGATGTATCGCAGTCATTATAACAACATgcttaataaaaagtaatgtgAACATAATTCTTGGTTGTTCTAGATGCCGCTATCCACGAATCCTTTGCACAAAAAGCGGCTTGTCCCCTAGAATCCGTAGATGCTAGTTATCCCAATAAAGTAGGCGCCGGTCAGTTGGAACCGGATCTGTCGCCCGATCTCGAAAGGCAGACGTACTCGGAGAAGCGTAAATTCTGGGAGGATATCTCGAGGAAACGCGAAAACTACCAGCGTTCCGAATCCGAGATCTCGAGGACCTCTCAGTTGACCATTAACGAGAGCGATAGCGAGTGCCTGCCGAATGTCGTGTCCGAGGAGGGTGACGGGACAACGGAGGGTATGTCGGACGTCATAAGATCGGAGACCATCGAGGACATCAATGTGCCAGATATCTCGGAGTGTTCGGTGGCGGAAAAAGCGCATTACTTTGAGGAGCAAATACAGAAGGAGATGGCGAAGGGAACACCGAAAGTGCAACAAGACTCTTCCAAGTCTGAAAAAGACAAGTCTCTCAAAGGCAAGTCGATCGACGAGCAGAAAAGTCGCGCGGAAAAGAGTACGGTGGAAATGACAAAGGAGAAGATTGATATTCAGGAAAAACATGTGGCGGAagcgagagagatagagaagaTTTTGAAGGCTGCTACAGAGAGCGATAAATGGACGAAGGAGCCGTGGAAGgataaaaggaaaaaggaCGACGACAAAGAAGTGCGTGAAGAAGTTCAAAAGATAACAACTCAGCCGATGATGGAGATTTGCAAGGAATTATTGAATAAGGAAAGAGAACTTGCTGAGGAAACGCACATGAAGCCTGATACATCGACACACATCGTGCAAGAAGAGGAACGACCGGAAACGTCATTGAGCAAGGAGAAGTTGGCCGGAAAGCAAACGACAACGAAGGAAACAACAATCACCTATAAGATACAAAAAGACGGAACTCAAATGCAGGAGCAGATCCACAAATCGATGCAAATCAAAGATGCGAGTGGTAAATCAGTTCCAGAAGTTAGCGTAGaaacaaagatatttaaagaGAGTTTACCAGATATCATGTACAAAGTGCAAACTATGGGCGACGTTGAGAGATCACGAACGGACATTAGGACCGAATCGTTTCCTTTGGATGATAAAAAGGAGATCGAGCAATTCCTCGAAGAGGAAAGACGAATCATCGAAGAAGAGGCGGCAAAAAAGATGATGGCTGGTATTAGTCTCGACAAGGAGAGAAAATCCACTGTTGACACAGATGTCAAACAGATGAAGAAAGAATCACGCATTCCGATTTCCACTGCAATGGCTGAGAAGGATAAAAGtcagaaagaaggaaaaggcAAAGTAGAGAAACCTGAGGAGAAATCTGAGGAGAGACCGGTAAAAAGTACTCTAATCgcggagaaagaaaaggaCGTTGCCTCGCCATCCAGCAAGAAGAAGGAATTTGAATCCCGTATACCTAAACGTATCATGGAAGGGGCAAAGGATAAAGAAGGAGCAAAGAAAGATTTGCCGGGACAAAAAGATGGCGAGACCATCACTATCACCGAGAGGAAATCCAGCGAGGAGGTTACTTCGCGGCACGAGGAACGCTCGACCACGAAGAGTAAGACGCAGACTTTTTCCAAAACCTTCACCGACGCGCAGGGCGCGTTTAAGATGTTCGAGGACATAAGTGCGATGAGAGACAAGGATTTCGATACGGTTACTTCGAAGATTGACACAAAGGCTACAAGTAAGGTGGAGAAGAAGGAGGTGTTTTCGTCGGAAATCTCCAGCGGCGcggataaatttataactcatgaggagaaggagaaagtgGAACGGAAAAAATCCTCGGAGTCTAAGCTGACTAAGGAGTCATCGGCTGAGacgaaagaggagaaaaagcGCAAGAGCGAAGAGGTGGATAAGACCGCTGTGCAGAAGATGTCAATGAACGTGATGGAAGGTAAGGAAGTGATAGACGCGAGCGCTTCTGAGTCCAGAGCGAAGAGTGAAAaggaagaattatttaaactgCTAGAGGACAGCGAGGGAACCGCGACGAAAAAATCTGGAACTAGTAGGGACAGGCAAAGCGACGTGGATGTGGCGATTAGGATCAAGAGGGATGACGCAAAAAAAGTAGAGGATGTTAAGGAATTGCCTAAAACAGCTAAAGTCGAAGGAATAGACTTGGAAAAGGTTGAAATGGTCGCTAAAGGACAATCTTACAGAGAGAGCTTGGAGAGTTTTAAGGATGAGCAATTTGTACCTAGTCAAAGGGACAAGACAAGGGATTCgactgaaaaaattaaaaaagacgAACAACTTTCGAGCAGAGAAGCTCCGATATCTTTGGAGAAGAAAGAACAATTAATCGCCAAAGAAATCGAAGCGCGGAATATAGCGGAGGGTCTGATACAGTCGATTGAGAGTGAAATTGAGAGAAGATCCTCGACGTCGGGATTGAAATCGCAGATGTTGAGTAAAGAATATTTAGATCAGTTGATGTCTGAGAGCAGCGATACTGATCATGAGAAACTGGCAGACGACCTAACGAAAAAATTCGAAAGCATTATGCAGAAGGACGAACAATTGATGGATCATCCGATTGCGCGCTCGAAAATGTCCATACAAGAAGAAATATTCGAGAAAGAATACAGAGACAGTATAAGCGAGGACATAACAAAAGATGAGGAATCGTCAGCGCATGATCGAGAGGAAAGTTTACAGTCATCTTCGCAAGTGAAACTCCAAGACAGAGACATTACTATAAGCCCGAGCAGTATATCCGAGCAGATTGATCTTGAAGAAACTATCGACGTTGATACTGGTGAACTAGAGGATATATCTAAGCCTACGATCAGTCCACAATCCGAGAAACTTCGTTCGGACAGATCGAGCGGTCATATTGAGCCACTTCAGAGGGATATAAGCGATACTCTCTCAAAAGACAAGGTAGTGTCGGAGATTTCGGGTGCTAGAGTGCTAGAGATCTTGGAACCAGGTATAGACAGTCGACAGGACTCGTTCGACGTGCCGTCCTTGGAGTTAGACGAGCACAAAGTATCCGAACAGACTAGCAGGGACGTAGCTTCCTTACACGAGAGTGTGGCTGTAGATTCTTTGGACAAAATCGCTCAGGAGAAAGACGTGACTGTCAGTTCTAGCACAGTGTCCGAGGACGCTGTGTATCCTCCGGCTCACGAGCGTGTTTCATCGAGAGAATACGACGCAGGGGATAGACGAAGGGCGGACAGTTTCGAAATCGAGAGCCCGCCGTTGGTCTCACCGAGGGTGAAAAATGTACGCGATCTGGAGATCAAGCCGGTGGACTGGATGATCGGCGATGAGAAGATTGAGATATCAGAAACGCTACAGCCCTCTCAGGTGTTCAATCAGGAGCTGGAAGAATACGAATCGTCCTTACAACGTGCCCGCACTTCCTCGCAGGATGAATCCGTGGACTTGGAACAAGAGTCCGTGACTAAGTCTTCGGAGGAGATCAGTGTGATTGAATCGATCAAAGAATCGATTGCCAGTGATGTTAACGTGGCTGTAACGACTACTACGACGAAGGTAACAAAATTTACCGTGACTCCGGTGACCGAGCCGGACTTCGAAAGCGAActgatagaaaataaattagatatttcttGTCAAGAGTTGATCGACACTCTGCAACGGGAATACGACGCCAAGACGCCGACGGACGAATACGCGGCTAGGATACGACAATCGATACCTCGTGAAGATTTTGACTGGGAAACGAGTATTACCGAAGCCGTTACGGAAATGATACCTATGAAAGAGGAGGAAGTGAAAGATTTAACTGTGGAAACTAAAGCTCCGGAAACAAGCAAAGAAACTTTCCAAAGAGACATTACTGCGGATAAAGTATCtacaatgaagaaagaaaaagtggATGTTATGCAGCATTTTGTAGCTGAAGAAACACGAAAACAGGAAAAACTTGAAGCTACCGATAAGACAATAAAAGAGTCAGAAGCCACGAAAGAAGGATCAGAACTACCGAAGTGCGCGAGAGTTGATGACGTGCTAAAAGAATGGACGGAGACTTATTTGGCGAAGATCAAACCTCCCAGTGAGGAATATAAACGACATATGGAAAAAACCACCGACAAGCACGACAAGCCTAGCAAATCGACGACTGCTCCTTCCGATACTTGTGccttgaaaataaagaaagatgatCTCCAGAGCGTCGATTTGAGCGCGCGATACGCGATAACGGTGCTCGATCAAGtggtgaaaaaagaaattgccgAGGTGAAAGAGTCCTTGGAAGCCGCTAAACAGGACTTGATAGAAGAGTTGAGCGAGAATAATCAGACCGTGTTTCAGATCAAAGATTCACCTTCAGAGTTTCAGTTCAAACTCCAACCGGAATCCATTCCAAACGATTTGCCGTTTTTATACAGACCACCGTCCATTGAACATGTTCCTGCGGAGGTTGAACCGGAAACCGAAACTGAAATTACTGCATACAGCGAACCGTCAATTGTGGAAGCTCAAAAATTTGATGAAGCAAAGCAGGAAGACACGAAAGACACCGTCGATGATAAACTATCTGTCCAAGCAACTGCTATCACTAAAGACATTCCAGCCAGTACAGTTAAAGCACCTGAAATCGATATCGAGAAgcacgaagaagaagaaaccgTAATAACCGTTGAAGAACAActggaggaagaagaggagggtCGTCCCAGTCCGCTTCCCATCAGTAGATCGTCAGACGTCGGTTCGGACATGGATGGAAGGGACGACAGCTACTCTTTGGCACCGCCCCAACCGGCACCCAGAAAACGTCAGAAACCGGCCAGAATATCGAAGAGAGTTAAGACCTCGGAGAGCGATGTCTCGAGTTCTGGCGAGAGCAGCAACTATCAGTCCTGTGACTATGAAGTTGGTAGCGGAAGCAGACCCAGTTCGTCCGACGTCGAGGCGATGCAGTCCGCCGCGGGTGGCGTACAATCCGGAACCGCTTCGGAGTACGAGACGGCGATGATGTCTGTCGAACATGAGGCAACGTCGAAGACACTACCAACATCGCAAGAGTATCAGACTGCAGCGAGTACATTGAGTTCTCACGAATCCATGAAGTCCTTGAATTCTCTTAGTTCGGGCCATCTCGGCAGCATTGACAGTACCAGCGAACTGTCAGAGACCCTGGTACCTTCGGAGGAAGCCGACGTAGATGCGGACGAGATAGATGAGAACCTGGAAAGCGCGTTGGACGCGGATCAGGAGATGGCCGAGGCGTCAGACTCTTCCGGTAGTGAAGAAATACCAATGGACGATGCCATGGACAAAATCGACAGTCATATACCGTGTCGTATGAAGCGTTCGTCCGAGATGATTTTCCAACAGATCATAGACGACAGCGTCAATATGGAGGCAGAGTCCATGGGCGAAGTGTTGGAAGAGGATCAGGTCAGAGTCGCGGACTCAGCCACTTCCGTCTCCATGGATGCGCCCGGGGTTCTTCAATCCGTGGACATAATGACGTCGCGGGTATCCGAGGACGGGATTCAGAGCGTATGCA
Coding sequences:
- the LOC139810763 gene encoding uncharacterized protein isoform X7; this translates as MNVANILLQKESKLDVQGKNDITPLHLACHYDHPNVATLLLEKGASPHLASQNGHTPLHIAARKNQMDIASTLLESGANANAESKAGFTPLHLSAQKGHYDMTNLLIEHGANPNHKAKNGLTALHLCAQEDFIRVASILVKNGADVESQTETGYRPIHVAAHFGNLSMIRFLLKHNATIDVRTNQNYTPLHQAAQQGHAHIVSALLEGNASHKARTNDGLTALNIAQKLGYISVMEVLKGLPYDSMTPDNKNWEEKYKVIAPESLQETSFMSDSEDEGGSDALISEQPYRYLTADLMKSLRDDSLPIDVTRDDPVHRQVTKEEKQEFTQSNNYCLAENFDNDGLNLGKLHFRSFLISFLVDARGGAMRGCRHSGVRIIVPPRRATMPIRVTCRLVKANKVANPPPLMEGEALATRIIEMGPVSARFLGPVLIDIPHFASVHGKEREIIILRSENGETWKEHDNSVDNDDTLLNTPYDPQMSVAHSGRITRIITTDFPQYFAIVTRIKQEVHVIGAEGCILLSSVANHVQAVFPPGALTKKIKVGLQAHVIPAELTAKLLGNCVAVSPVITIEPRRRKFHKPITLTIPVPQAANKGMINQYGGETPTLRLLCSIAGGTNESQWEDVTGSTPLTFMNDRVSFTTTVSARFWLMDCRNIGAVPKMATELYEASLHVPYITNFIIYSKRMDVLEATLRILCMTDGKEGMHTLERQEEFTEIVKSRDVEALDGKDLYIEFSGNLVPVTKSGMQLKFTFRAFRQNRLSFHVKVKDPLVDPVARMLFMREPKVAKGEPPQQPVCVLNIVLPETIVKHDIQKRLKGYEDSNIINQKLDYYKSKYKMEQMEKTDKPKETSSPTEKKFITDTLQKEQTDAAIHESFAQKAACPLESVDASYPNKVGAGQLEPDLSPDLERQTYSEKRKFWEDISRKRENYQRSESEISRTSQLTINESDSECLPNVVSEEGDGTTEGMSDVIRSETIEDINVPDISECSVAEKAHYFEEQIQKEMAKGTPKVQQDSSKSEKDKSLKGKSIDEQKSRAEKSTVEMTKEKIDIQEKHVAEAREIEKILKAATESDKWTKEPWKDKRKKDDDKEVREEVQKITTQPMMEICKELLNKERELAEETHMKPDTSTHIVQEEERPETSLSKEKLAGKQTTTKETTITYKIQKDGTQMQEQIHKSMQIKDASGKSVPEVSVETKIFKESLPDIMYKVQTMGDVERSRTDIRTESFPLDDKKEIEQFLEEERRIIEEEAAKKMMAGISLDKERKSTVDTDVKQMKKESRIPISTAMAEKDKSQKEGKGKVEKPEEKSEERPVKSTLIAEKEKDVASPSSKKKEFESRIPKRIMEGAKDKEGAKKDLPGQKDGETITITERKSSEEVTSRHEERSTTKSKTQTFSKTFTDAQGAFKMFEDISAMRDKDFDTVTSKIDTKATSKVEKKEVFSSEISSGADKFITHEEKEKVERKKSSESKLTKESSAETKEEKKRKSEEVDKTAVQKMSMNVMEGKEVIDASASESRAKSEKEELFKLLEDSEGTATKKSGTSRDRQSDVDVAIRIKRDDAKKVEDVKELPKTAKVEGIDLEKVEMVAKGQSYRESLESFKDEQFVPSQRDKTRDSTEKIKKDEQLSSREAPISLEKKEQLIAKEIEARNIAEGLIQSIESEIERRSSTSGLKSQMLSKEYLDQLMSESSDTDHEKLADDLTKKFESIMQKDEQLMDHPIARSKMSIQEEIFEKEYRDSISEDITKDEESSAHDREESLQSSSQVKLQDRDITISPSSISEQIDLEETIDVDTGELEDISKPTISPQSEKLRSDRSSGHIEPLQRDISDTLSKDKVVSEISGARVLEILEPGIDSRQDSFDVPSLELDEHKVSEQTSRDVASLHESVAVDSLDKIAQEKDVTVSSSTVSEDAVYPPAHERVSSREYDAGDRRRADSFEIESPPLVSPRVKNVRDLEIKPVDWMIGDEKIEISETLQPSQVFNQELEEYESSLQRARTSSQDESVDLEQESVTKSSEEISVIESIKESIASDVNVAVTTTTTKVTKFTVTPVTEPDFESELIENKLDISCQELIDTLQREYDAKTPTDEYAARIRQSIPREDFDWETSITEAVTEMIPMKEEEVKDLTVETKAPETSKETFQRDITADKVSTMKKEKVDVMQHFVAEETRKQEKLEATDKTIKESEATKEGSELPKCARVDDVLKEWTETYLAKIKPPSEEYKRHMEKTTDKHDKPSKSTTAPSDTCALKIKKDDLQSVDLSARYAITVLDQVVKKEIAEVKESLEAAKQDLIEELSENNQTVFQIKDSPSEFQFKLQPESIPNDLPFLYRPPSIEHVPAEVEPETETEITAYSEPSIVEAQKFDEAKQEDTKDTVDDKLSVQATAITKDIPASTVKAPEIDIEKHEEEETVITVEEQLEEEEEGRPSPLPISRSSDVGSDMDGRDDSYSLAPPQPAPRKRQKPARISKRVKTSESDVSSSGESSNYQSCDYEVGSGSRPSSSDVEAMQSAAGGVQSGTASEYETAMMSVEHEATSKTLPTSQEYQTAASTLSSHESMKSLNSLSSGHLGSIDSTSELSETLVPSEEADVDADEIDENLESALDADQEMAEASDSSGSEEIPMDDAMDKIDSHIPCRMKRSSEMIFQQIIDDSVNMEAESMGEVLEEDQVRVADSATSVSMDAPGVLQSVDIMTSRVSEDGIQSVCTQVISTRVARPSDSEELEEEKVEGLELQRDTKLEEEKDADTTDVERVASLEQRSDHEMAGDEGLEPMTSVHSMLQQASMSLSSASGMSFDTVVENVTDKDKSERHSPDSDSFELVDKPDIMDDFVVIEEVGREAEEFDAEGKSIRISSVPQTTSKQYDRDLENLIAKTKEDTQVSTSQASRNNDLFDFETEESPPQASNDDQSQSYSDEEQYENKKWIEMQFHADARVYDIEYDRGPLEDIKEEEVTDFEAGSSRLGSLGSHKESIGSVGSMRGSFGSTPDYDVLGKKYFTKPTDHDTVSLTSLQEFEHLESTVAAENARKLQSGSQDSSSNGSLPRRYVTSRSGHGDDVSLSSLKDFEGLEKACREAHLMEVRAREEEELLEHESPENKYKFENLPRSRAETSAAGSVNPSTSGSDDYEKRIKEIDEIIRIAQSNVEKLERQDDTTEDISQIEGTDAERVSAQPISEILPEETEELDEARAAAQKESNIMETSTDSLELEDTEKKYHPLCRSSDSLEMKTTLDLPSLSSDSLNNIKDTKETPETAEQYGARRISSDSLEMPLLEQHDVGASERSSGSNGRHAEEETAVDRSVGRTSSTGTRSDKMKTSPSSGT